In Amycolatopsis methanolica 239, a single genomic region encodes these proteins:
- a CDS encoding type VII secretion protein EccE has product MTAADAGVSAGGGTAPEAPRPRRFTVAPFVLPIGFAQIAVWESALVATLLAVHGVLPAKLVVTVLAVLVVVSTSVRFAGRHLAGWALTWVSYRLLQHDERRQAADPLRVLAHDFRLRQHVDRAGNRFGVAGVGDGWTTVIRLREGVEPDVAKVLDLLRAACDNPEIPLAGAQLLVRTSFGERTYLVAVRYRASEAPLAALARGDGEAGELRATTRAALALMGALAKAGYGSTLLEAGELATELRATLGADAPAPVADGWRSWSAGGTAQAGFVPLTREDVPVLLTSTARGAALTVGSFTLRRNRFGRLTEEVTLRLVRYAGTRRPPRTRDLDVPVVPLYGRHAAAVRRTLPLALPG; this is encoded by the coding sequence GCACCCGAAGCACCCCGGCCCCGCCGGTTCACCGTGGCGCCGTTCGTGCTGCCCATCGGTTTCGCCCAGATCGCGGTCTGGGAGTCCGCACTGGTCGCGACGCTGCTGGCGGTGCACGGCGTGCTGCCCGCGAAGCTCGTCGTGACCGTGCTGGCGGTGCTGGTGGTCGTGTCCACGTCCGTCCGGTTCGCGGGACGGCACCTGGCAGGCTGGGCGCTCACCTGGGTGTCCTACCGGCTGCTGCAGCACGACGAACGCCGCCAGGCCGCCGACCCGCTGCGCGTGCTCGCCCACGACTTCCGGCTGCGGCAGCACGTCGACCGCGCGGGTAACCGGTTCGGGGTCGCCGGGGTCGGCGACGGCTGGACCACGGTGATCCGGCTGCGCGAGGGCGTGGAGCCGGACGTGGCGAAGGTGCTGGACCTGCTGCGCGCCGCGTGCGACAACCCGGAGATCCCGCTGGCAGGCGCCCAGTTGCTCGTGCGGACGAGCTTCGGCGAGCGGACGTACCTGGTCGCGGTGCGGTACCGGGCGAGCGAGGCGCCGCTGGCGGCGCTGGCCCGCGGCGATGGTGAGGCGGGCGAGCTGCGGGCGACGACCCGCGCGGCGCTGGCGTTGATGGGCGCGCTCGCGAAGGCCGGGTACGGCAGCACGCTGCTGGAGGCGGGCGAGCTGGCGACGGAGCTGCGCGCCACCCTCGGCGCGGACGCCCCGGCGCCGGTGGCGGACGGCTGGCGGTCGTGGTCGGCGGGCGGGACCGCTCAGGCCGGCTTCGTCCCGTTGACGCGTGAGGACGTTCCCGTGCTGCTGACGTCGACGGCTCGCGGCGCGGCGCTGACGGTCGGCTCATTCACGTTGCGCCGCAACCGCTTCGGGCGGCTCACGGAGGAGGTCACGCTGCGGCTGGTGCGCTACGCCGGGACGCGGCGCCCGCCCCGGACCCGCGACCTGGACGTGCCGGTCGTGCCGCTGTACGGCAGGCACGCCGCCGCGGTGCGGCGCACGCTGCCGCTCGCGTTGCCGGGCTGA